Genomic window (Streptomyces sp. LX-29):
ACGTCGCTGGGAGCGTCGGGCGGCGGCCTCACGTTGGGTTTCGGCCGCAACAGCGGCAGTACCTCGCGGACCTTCACCTACCCGGAGCTGGTCTGGGAGTTCCGCAGCCTGCTCACGCGCATTAGCGCCGTCGAGCGGCAGGACAACTGGAAGGTCTTCATCGGGATCGACGAACTCGACCGTCTCGGATCGACGGAGCAGGCACGCGCGTTCCTCGCCGAGATCAAGGCCATCTTCGACGTGCCACGCGTGTACTTCATCCTGTCGGTATCGGAGGACGTGGGCGCGGCCTTCATCCGGCGCGGCCTTCCCACACGCGACGTCATCGACAGTTCCCTTGAAGACGTCATGGTCATCGAGCCGCGGACACTGCCCGAGTCGGGCGTACTGCTGCAGACCCGGGTTCCTGGATTCACGGACCCGTTCGTGGCGCTCGTCCACGCACTGTCCGGAGGGATCCCACGCGACCTCATTCGCTACACCCGCAAAGTGACCGAGATCCACCGGAGGACCGGACAAGCCGGCCTGGCGGCCCTGGCACGCGAACTGCTGTGGGAAGAAGCCGCCCAGGCGCTGTCAGGGTTCCGCGTGCTGCTCGCCCACCAGGAGGGGTCCGCCCGCTCGGCGCAGACGGTGCACGACCTGCACACTCTGATCTCCCTGATCCGCAGCGCGGATCCCACCAGAGCGAACCCAGAAGTCGAGCAGCGCATCCTCCACCTGGCCCACATGGCACACCCGCCTCATGCAGACAGCGTGAACCCCGCCGACGAGCTCGCCCAACGCTGGGAAGAATTCTCCTGCTACCTCCACTTCATCGGCACCCTGCTCGAGGTCTTCGCACGCCGCAACTACGCCGCGCGCAAAGCCGCCTACACCGGCCCCACAAAGCCCCACGGCGACCCCCAGCGACTCGCCGAAGCACGCCTGGAAATGACCGTGTCCCCACACAGCGCCCGCAAGATCCTGGAACAGTTCCGAACGCGCTGGGCACTCCGCCCCGCCGCCATCCCACCGGCCACGCAGCGCTCCACTCCCCCGCTCTCCGGGCTTCGGCCCGAAAGTCACGTCACCCTCCCCGGCAGCAGGACACCATGACCGGCATCCTCTCCGCGTCAGAGCCCGGATAGGAGAGTGTGGCCCACGCTGACAGCCGGTAAGCACTCCGCCGGGGCAGGAACCTGATGAAAGCCCCGACGGAGTCGGTCCCGTGTCGGGCGTTGATGCCGTCGCCGGCATCCCAGTGCCAGTCAGGGTGTACCGCCGACACTCCGGCGGGCGACCGGGTCCCGTCTTGGCCCCGCGCAAGCTGGGATGTTCCGGCATGGATAAGGTGGTCGCACGACCACCGAAGATACGCCCTGCGTAGGCAGGGGTGTTCCGACCGTTGCCCACAGACCCGGGATCTCGGCCAGCTACGCCCTGCGCAAGCAGGGGTGCTCCGGCGCACGAGTGCTGGCACGACGGCGAGGCGTGCTACGCCCTGCGAAGCAGGGGTGTTCCGAGGGCCAGGACATCCAGGCGGGTGGTGTCGACCTCAACCCCGCGCAAGCAGGGGTGTTGACGTCCTGCGGGCCTCATCGACCACCGCAAAGTCCCTGCGCACCCTGCGTGAGCGGGGTGTTCCGCGACGGACCTGACGTCGAGCCAGCTCTCGCCCTGGTCCCCCGCACAGGGGCACGTCACGGTTGGCGCGTTAGCCCGCTTAGGGGATAACGCGGCACGAAAGCCCAGCTCACGGAGCATTTCGTATACCGAATCTCACTACAGTGAACAGGGCTTTCTCATGAGCCGGCCACATCAATTCTCACCTGATGTCTCACCTCATGCCTGCCATCGAACGGTGATTCACGCCAGGATCAGGTTCCTCACTCAGACATCTCACTGAGAATTTCTGTAGGCAACGGCGTGAGAGTCAGCACCCTGTGCACCCGCCACCACAGCCACGACGCCACCGACACCGCCTGGGCTCATCGGCCGCCGCACCGACTGGTGTGCCCACGCCACCACCAAGCCGCCCCCGACCCACGACTCACGACCACCGTCCGCACCTGGGCCGCGCCCGGACTCGCCACTGGCGCACCACGCACACCAGCGACTCCTACGGCACCCACGCGCCGCCACCGCCTGGACCACAGCGCGCGCCATCACCACCCGCTGATACGACCACCAGCAACACCTCACCCACCGCTGGCACACCCGCCTCAACCAGCTCTGCGCGACCAACCCCTACCTGACCACCACGGGCAGCGCCTCCCCCACACTCCTGGCGCGCGACCTGATCACCTACCCCGAAACCGTTGCTCTCGCCCGCGCACTCGCAGCCCTCCCGAACCGGCCGCATCGCACCACCGACGACGCCCTCAGCCTCATCGCCCAGCGACTCGGACTGCCCCGCCTGACCAGCAACGCGAACGATCCCCTCCGGGCCTTCCTCACCCACACACGCCGCTGACCAGCATCATCCAGAACCCCAAGCCCTCAGAGAGCACAACCGCCCATAGACGCACCACCACACCTACGAGAAAACCAAGATCAATCCCACATAACTACTGAACCGCAGACCAAGCCCCCGAACAACCAAACCGAACACAGCACCAGGCCACGCCCATCACGCCCGAACGCAGCCGCTCCAGCCGTCCCGATTCCCACCCCAAACACGGAACACCAGACCCGAACGACCAAGCCCCCTGAAAATCAATGCTCCGTCACAGACCAGCAGGAACGACTGTCCACGCTGGGCGTCAAGCCGCTTGAGGCGCCCCCGGCCCCGTTATCTTCTCCACGGCCCCGCAATGGGGCTCCCGGCCTCCGGGCTCGGCATGACTTCTCCCCCCCCTGTTGGAACCACATGATCCGGGGGGTGGTGTCACCGGTCCCGGAGGCACTGGTAGACCGCTGATAAGGGCAGGACCGCCGCAGTTTCGGCAGGCTCTTCATAACGTGGATGCCGGAGACCGGTGCCGCAGGTGAGGCCGGGTGGGCAAGACCTCTTCGTGGAGGATGCACGTGACCGAGCTCGACCAGGTGAACGTCTTCGTGGGCCTGGACGTCGGCAAGGGTGAACACCACGCCACCGCCCTGACGCCCGCCGGGAAGAAAGCGTTCGACAAGCGGCTGCCCAACAGCGAACCCAAGCACCGCGAGCTGTTCACCAAGCTCCAGGCCAAGCACGGGACCGTGCTCGTCGTGGTCGACCAGCCCGCTTCCATCGGGGCTCTGCCGCTGGCCGTGGCCCGCGAGACCGGATGCCGCGTCGCCTACCTGCCCGGCCTGACGATGCGGCGGATCGCCGACCTCTACCCCGGCGAGGCCAAGACCGACGCCCGCGACGCCGCGATCATCGCTGATGCCGCCCGCACCATGCCCCACACCCTGCGCGACCTCGCACCCACCGACGAGGCCCTCGCCGAACTGGAGATGATCGTTGGCTTCGACGACGACCTCGCAGGCGAGGCAACCCGCATCAGCAACCGGCTCCGCGGCCTTCTGACCCAGATCCACCCCTCACTGGAACGGGTCCTGGGCCCAAGGCTGGACCATCCCGCGGTCCTGACCATGCTGGAACGCTTCGGATCTCCAGCCGCGTTGCGCAAGGCCGGACGTCGCCAGCTGATCAGCCTCGCCCGCCCGAAGGCTCCGCGCATGGCCGAGCGACTGGTCGGCGACGTCTTCACCGCCCTGGACGAGCAGACCGTGATCGTTCCCGGCACCGACGCGGCCGCCCTGATCGTCCCCAGCCTGGCCGGCTCCCTGCGGGCCGTCCTCGACCAGCGCAAACTCATCGAGAAGCGGATCGAGGACCTGCTGGAGGCCCACCCTAATGGGCAGTGA
Coding sequences:
- a CDS encoding P-loop NTPase fold protein, with the translated sequence MVLAIQDAVRDLADGAYRSARPAVSGWAASVWEWAVTAWHDSPSLTRMVLCAVGLALVWRADVKSWLSGRPVRRLVHDCHNYLNLLQRIQTVGTLTSLGASGGGLTLGFGRNSGSTSRTFTYPELVWEFRSLLTRISAVERQDNWKVFIGIDELDRLGSTEQARAFLAEIKAIFDVPRVYFILSVSEDVGAAFIRRGLPTRDVIDSSLEDVMVIEPRTLPESGVLLQTRVPGFTDPFVALVHALSGGIPRDLIRYTRKVTEIHRRTGQAGLAALARELLWEEAAQALSGFRVLLAHQEGSARSAQTVHDLHTLISLIRSADPTRANPEVEQRILHLAHMAHPPHADSVNPADELAQRWEEFSCYLHFIGTLLEVFARRNYAARKAAYTGPTKPHGDPQRLAEARLEMTVSPHSARKILEQFRTRWALRPAAIPPATQRSTPPLSGLRPESHVTLPGSRTP